The following are from one region of the Nicotiana tomentosiformis chromosome 7, ASM39032v3, whole genome shotgun sequence genome:
- the LOC138895604 gene encoding uncharacterized protein, which yields MKDELDQFERNKVWDLVPKPFNASIVGTKWVFENKRNESGQVVYNKARLVAQEPVGMFYANLFVNEKDDLESMVLGTRIVLDAYQFEKIFSAKFHGYDIFVILESMRDISSSSAACLPYGLLISHMFEVIKVDLAPFSPKYISSTYDKTTFAMMGYTLSDDGWFRRAKIESTPV from the exons ATGAAAGATGAACTTGATcagtttgaaagaaataaagtGTGGGACTTGGTTCCAAAACCATTCAATGCTTCCATCGTAGGAACTAAATGGGTTTTCGAAAATAAGCGGAATGAATCTGGTCAAGTAGTTTATAACAAAGCAAGACTAGTCGCCCAAG AACCTGTGGGGATGTTTTATGCAAATTTGTTTGTTAATGAAAAAGATGATTTGGAGTCAATGGTCCTAGGTACTCGTATTGTTCTTGATGCTTATCAATTTGAGAAGATTTTTTCTGCTAAGTTTCATGGATATGATATTTTTGT TATTCTTGAAAGTATGAGGGACATATCTTCTTCTTCTGCTGCTTGTTTACCTTATGGCCTGCTCATCTCACATATGTTTGAGGTTATAAAGGTTGATCTGGCACCTTTTTCTCCTAAGTACATTTCAAGCACCTATGATAAGACAACCTTTGCTATGATGGGCTACACCTTAAGTGACGATGGATGGTTCAGACGTGCCAAGATTGAAAGCACTCCAGTATAG